The nucleotide window GCAGTAATTCCTCTTACTGCTAGCGGAAAGTGGCGAGGTATTGCAGATATTCTGGCAGTAGGTTTTTATTTATCTGGAGCAATAACTCTGTTCGGGATTAGTTTTTTTAGAAATTACAACTTTTGACAACCAAAGGTGCTTTCGGTAAAATAATTTTATAACTGATGCCAATTTATTTCTGGAGTGACCACTGTGCATTTTTTTGAAGTCAACCTCAATCCCCAGCAAGAAAAAGCTGCTACCCATGGCAGGGGTCCGGCCCTGGTTCTGGCCGGGCCCGGTTCCGGCAAAACCACTGTCATCACCGTTAGAACTGCTTTCCTCATCCGGGAACTGGGTGTATCCCCGGCCAATATCCTTACCCTTACCTTCAACCGGGCCGCCAAACTGGAAATGGAACAGCGTTTTCGCCGCTTTTCTGGCAGTGAAATAGGCTACCAGGTCCAGTTTTCCACTCTGCACAGTTTCGGCAACCAGGTGGTCAGGGACTACGAAAACCTGAAAGGGAAACGGCTCAAACGCATCGAAGGGGATGAACAGGCAGTTGAAAACAAGCGCAACATCCTGCGCAAGCTCTACCGGGAACTGAATGGCACCAACCCCGGCGATGAAGAGCTGGAAAACCTGAGCAACGAAATCGGGCTGGTGAAGAACAAAATGCTCACCAGCCTGAGCGGTATCAATTTTAGTACCCCCAATTTTGAGGGCCTTTACCGTGCTTATGAAGAATACAAAAAGTCCAATTTCTATATGGACTTTGATGATATGCTTACCTATGCCTATGCGATTCTAAAACGTTATCCTGACATTCTCAACTTTTACCGCAACCAGTACCCCTATATCCAGGTGGATGAGGGCCAGGACCTCTCGAAAATTCAGTTCGAAATCCTGAAATTGCTCATTCAAATCCTGAAATTGCTCATTCAACCCGGAAACAACCTCTTCATCGTTGCTGATGATGATCAGTCCATTTA belongs to Carboxydocella sporoproducens DSM 16521 and includes:
- a CDS encoding DUF6803 family protein; the protein is MPLTASGKWRGIADILAVGFYLSGAITLFGISFFRNYNF